Proteins encoded within one genomic window of Streptomyces sp. NBC_01237:
- a CDS encoding DUF2264 domain-containing protein — protein sequence MTTTPSFELPPEDRGSSPYTGYTRAHWEAAADGLLHAAWRWATPGRALLDLPGRPSASGVRSDGLEGYARTFLAAAFRVAGAGGKDPHGWLERYADGLGAGTRTPGRDDTESWPLILDHQVQGQPMVESASVAIGLRLTRPWLWDRLDEGVRDRAEAWLRGALRHTPAPNNWYLFPYSVAGFLESVGRGDAETARAKERARELLEGWYRGEGWYADGDGRSFDHYNGWALHLYPVLDAYLSGDAELSARYGARLREHLESFSLMFGADGAPLHFGRSLSYRFAAGAAVGIGAVSGHTPLSPGVSRRLVNGSLRYFMERGATGDDGLLSLGWHGPHEATLQTYSGPSSPYWASKAFVALLAPAEHPLWTAAEEPAPSEGPDRVLSLSAPGFLVQSTRADGIVRLHNHGSDHVRPHEGESAAGEDPLYARLAYSTATGPTAAANTADNHLSVRVGGARSSRLRIHPLGAGHGEGWGWAASWHRPVFPTGPATVPGLRVESVTVVRGRYELRVHRVLGAPDGARVEQTGWATGPGEGVRSQLHGLHGWETAQDVRAPQGTAFTRWAVLPRLAADARGTVLLVALASLTAEPDATGLDTVVTGVEVNGDGVEVTWADGAGGDLAVDGSRTRIAFGAATVTVDHRP from the coding sequence ATGACCACCACCCCCTCCTTCGAACTCCCCCCGGAAGACCGCGGGTCGAGCCCGTACACCGGATACACCCGGGCGCACTGGGAGGCCGCGGCGGACGGGCTGCTGCACGCCGCCTGGCGGTGGGCCACCCCCGGCCGGGCCCTGCTCGACCTGCCCGGACGGCCGTCCGCCTCCGGGGTCCGGTCCGACGGTCTGGAGGGGTACGCCCGTACGTTCCTGGCCGCCGCTTTCCGGGTCGCGGGCGCCGGCGGCAAGGACCCGCACGGCTGGCTGGAGCGGTACGCGGACGGGCTGGGTGCCGGGACGCGGACGCCCGGACGGGACGACACGGAGTCCTGGCCGCTGATCCTGGACCACCAGGTGCAGGGGCAGCCCATGGTGGAGTCCGCGTCCGTCGCCATCGGGCTGCGGCTGACCCGGCCCTGGCTCTGGGACCGGCTCGACGAAGGGGTGCGGGACCGCGCCGAGGCATGGCTGCGGGGCGCGCTGCGGCACACCCCGGCACCCAACAACTGGTACCTCTTCCCGTACTCCGTCGCCGGGTTCCTGGAGTCGGTGGGCCGCGGCGACGCCGAGACCGCGCGGGCCAAGGAGCGGGCGCGGGAACTCCTGGAGGGCTGGTACCGGGGCGAGGGCTGGTACGCGGACGGGGACGGACGGTCCTTCGACCACTACAACGGCTGGGCCCTGCACCTGTATCCGGTGCTCGACGCGTATCTGTCGGGTGACGCGGAGCTGTCGGCACGCTACGGGGCACGGCTGCGGGAGCATCTGGAGAGCTTCTCGCTGATGTTCGGCGCCGACGGCGCTCCCCTGCACTTCGGGCGTTCCCTCTCCTACCGCTTCGCGGCGGGCGCGGCCGTCGGCATCGGTGCCGTCTCGGGGCACACCCCCCTGTCTCCCGGAGTCTCCAGGCGGCTGGTCAACGGGTCGCTGCGCTACTTCATGGAACGGGGTGCGACCGGGGACGACGGGCTGCTGTCGCTCGGCTGGCACGGCCCGCACGAGGCCACGCTCCAGACCTACTCCGGCCCCTCGTCGCCGTACTGGGCGTCCAAGGCGTTCGTCGCTCTGCTCGCCCCAGCGGAGCATCCGCTGTGGACGGCGGCCGAGGAACCGGCTCCCAGCGAGGGGCCCGACCGGGTGCTGTCGCTGTCGGCTCCGGGCTTCCTCGTGCAGTCGACGCGGGCGGACGGCATCGTCCGGCTGCACAACCACGGCAGCGACCACGTCCGGCCGCACGAGGGCGAGTCGGCGGCCGGTGAGGACCCGCTCTACGCCCGGCTGGCGTACTCCACGGCGACCGGTCCGACCGCCGCCGCGAACACCGCGGACAACCATCTGTCCGTGCGGGTCGGCGGGGCGCGCAGCTCCAGGCTGCGCATCCACCCGCTGGGCGCCGGGCACGGCGAGGGCTGGGGCTGGGCGGCGTCCTGGCACCGCCCGGTCTTCCCGACGGGGCCGGCCACGGTGCCGGGGCTGCGGGTGGAGAGCGTGACCGTCGTGCGGGGGCGCTACGAGCTGCGGGTGCACCGGGTGCTCGGGGCTCCGGACGGGGCGCGGGTCGAGCAGACCGGCTGGGCGACGGGCCCCGGGGAAGGGGTGCGGTCACAGCTGCACGGGCTGCACGGCTGGGAGACGGCACAGGACGTACGGGCGCCGCAGGGCACGGCGTTCACCCGCTGGGCGGTTCTGCCCCGGCTCGCCGCCGACGCGCGGGGCACGGTCCTGCTGGTGGCCCTCGCCTCGCTCACCGCCGAGCCCGACGCCACCGGACTCGACACGGTGGTGACCGGGGTGGAGGTGAACGGTGACGGCGTCGAGGTCACCTGGGCGGACGGTGCCGGGGGCGACCTGGCGGTCGACGGGTCACGGACGCGGATCGCCTTCGGGGCCGCGACGGTGACGGTGGACCACCGCCCGTAG
- a CDS encoding hydroxyacid dehydrogenase, translated as MHRTTDTTSPPAGRPVRRPRAALAMRPDASAALLTPEALAALGEVCALTPPPVLDDFTTDRARSTLADVELLVTGWGCPPLDTDVLAAAPALRAVVHTAGSVRGHVTAACWERGIEVSSAAAANALPVAEYTVAMILLSGKRALERAREYRAVRRRGNWLGTPPDVGNYGRTVGILSASMIGRRVIELLRPYDLRVLLHDPYVSATEAAALGVRQVGIGELFALSDAVSVHTPLLTATRGLVGRELLASMRPDAVLINTSRGAVVDQDALTDVLRQDRIRAILDVTEPDELPDTHPLWECENALITPHLAGSQGNEWRRLTELAVGEAARWAAGDGFAHPVSQERLAFLA; from the coding sequence ATGCACCGCACCACCGACACCACCTCCCCTCCGGCCGGCCGGCCGGTGCGCCGGCCGCGCGCCGCCCTCGCCATGCGGCCGGACGCCTCGGCCGCCCTGCTCACACCCGAGGCCCTGGCCGCGCTGGGCGAGGTGTGCGCGCTCACCCCGCCGCCGGTCCTCGACGACTTCACCACCGACCGGGCCCGCTCCACCCTCGCGGACGTCGAACTGCTGGTCACCGGCTGGGGCTGCCCGCCGCTGGACACGGACGTCCTGGCCGCCGCCCCCGCGCTGCGGGCCGTCGTCCACACGGCGGGCTCCGTCCGCGGCCATGTCACCGCGGCCTGCTGGGAGCGCGGCATCGAGGTCTCGTCGGCCGCCGCCGCCAACGCGCTCCCGGTCGCGGAGTACACCGTCGCGATGATCCTGCTGTCCGGCAAGCGGGCCCTGGAACGGGCCCGCGAGTACCGCGCCGTACGCCGCCGGGGCAACTGGCTCGGCACGCCGCCGGACGTCGGCAACTACGGCCGGACGGTGGGCATCCTGTCCGCGTCGATGATCGGCCGAAGGGTGATCGAGCTGCTGCGCCCGTACGATCTGCGGGTCCTCCTGCACGATCCGTACGTCTCCGCGACGGAGGCGGCGGCGCTCGGCGTCCGGCAGGTGGGGATCGGCGAACTCTTCGCGCTGAGCGATGCGGTGAGCGTCCACACCCCGCTGCTGACGGCCACCCGCGGTCTCGTCGGACGGGAACTCCTCGCCTCCATGCGGCCGGACGCGGTGCTGATCAACACCTCGCGCGGCGCGGTCGTGGACCAGGACGCCCTGACCGACGTACTCCGGCAGGACCGGATCCGGGCCATCCTCGATGTCACCGAGCCCGACGAACTGCCGGACACGCACCCCCTGTGGGAGTGCGAGAACGCTCTGATCACCCCTCATCTCGCCGGATCCCAGGGCAACGAATGGCGCCGGCTGACCGAACTGGCGGTCGGCGAGGCCGCCCGTTGGGCCGCGGGCGACGGTTTCGCCCATCCCGTATCACAGGAAAGGCTGGCGTTTCTCGCATGA
- a CDS encoding (Fe-S)-binding protein encodes MRIGLFATCLGDTLFPEAVRSTAVLLARLGHDVVFPPEQTCCGQMHINTGYQREPVPLVRNFADQFGDASIEAVVMPSGSCAGSVRHQHEIVAARYGDAALRASVATVKAKTYELSEFLVDVLDVTAVGAYFPHRVTYHPTCHSLRMLRVGDKPLKLLRAVDSIDLVELPEADVCCGFGGTFAVKNAETSTAMLQDKMTNIATTGAAVCTAGDSSCLMHIGGGLSRIKSGTRTLHLAQILAATRTSPYAPLEAAV; translated from the coding sequence ATGCGCATCGGACTCTTCGCCACCTGTCTGGGAGACACGCTCTTCCCCGAGGCGGTGAGATCCACCGCGGTACTGCTCGCCCGCCTGGGCCACGACGTGGTGTTCCCGCCGGAGCAGACCTGCTGCGGTCAGATGCACATCAACACCGGCTACCAGCGCGAGCCCGTCCCGCTGGTGCGCAACTTCGCCGACCAGTTCGGCGACGCGTCGATCGAAGCGGTCGTGATGCCGTCGGGCTCCTGCGCGGGCTCGGTGCGCCACCAGCACGAGATCGTCGCCGCCCGGTACGGGGACGCCGCGCTGCGCGCCTCGGTCGCCACCGTCAAGGCGAAGACGTACGAACTGTCGGAGTTCCTCGTCGACGTCCTCGACGTCACCGCGGTCGGCGCGTACTTCCCGCACCGCGTCACGTACCACCCCACCTGCCACTCCCTGCGGATGCTCCGGGTCGGTGACAAGCCGCTGAAGCTGCTGCGCGCCGTCGACTCCATCGACCTCGTCGAGCTCCCCGAAGCCGATGTCTGCTGCGGTTTCGGCGGCACCTTCGCCGTGAAGAACGCCGAGACGTCCACCGCGATGCTCCAGGACAAGATGACCAATATCGCCACGACCGGGGCGGCCGTGTGCACCGCCGGTGACTCCTCCTGCCTGATGCACATCGGCGGCGGACTCTCCCGGATCAAGTCCGGTACGCGCACCCTGCACCTCGCCCAGATCCTCGCCGCCACCCGCACCTCGCCGTACGCCCCGCTGGAGGCCGCCGTATGA
- a CDS encoding carbohydrate ABC transporter permease yields the protein MSASTATRPTAPRPTAPRRTGAPRPRLLGRSVVNLVIGISVLYTLLPVLWLVLASTKDRDALFKSSLLSSGDFSFVRNLTDLFALDGGLYGRWYGNSLLYAVLGAALGALVSIGCGYAFDKYHFRHKEKLFGLVLAAVMVPQTVLALPLYLMASATGLVNTFWSVFIPVLFNPFGVYLGRIFSQGYVPNEVLEAARVDGAGELTTYVRVALRMLGPGLVTVFLFQLTAIWNNFFLPMVMLSDQDLYPVSLGLYTWNSAASVSPEYYPAVIMGSLLAVLPLILAFALLQRFWRSGLTAGAVK from the coding sequence ATGAGCGCGTCGACCGCCACCCGTCCCACCGCGCCCCGTCCCACGGCCCCCCGAAGGACCGGCGCGCCGCGACCCAGGCTGCTGGGCCGGTCCGTCGTCAATCTCGTCATCGGCATCTCGGTGCTGTACACCCTGCTGCCCGTGCTGTGGCTGGTGCTCGCCTCCACCAAGGACCGGGACGCGCTGTTCAAGAGCTCGCTGCTGTCGTCGGGCGACTTCTCCTTCGTGCGGAACCTGACGGACCTGTTCGCCCTGGACGGCGGGCTGTACGGGCGCTGGTACGGAAACAGCCTGCTCTACGCGGTCCTCGGCGCGGCGCTCGGCGCCCTGGTCAGCATCGGCTGCGGCTACGCCTTCGACAAGTACCACTTCCGGCACAAGGAGAAGCTCTTCGGTCTGGTGCTGGCGGCCGTGATGGTGCCGCAGACCGTGCTGGCGCTGCCGCTCTATCTGATGGCTTCGGCCACCGGCCTGGTGAACACCTTCTGGTCGGTGTTCATCCCGGTCCTCTTCAACCCCTTCGGCGTCTATCTGGGCCGGATCTTCAGCCAGGGCTACGTACCGAACGAGGTGCTCGAAGCAGCGCGGGTGGACGGCGCGGGCGAACTGACCACCTACGTCCGGGTGGCGCTGCGGATGCTGGGTCCGGGCCTGGTCACCGTCTTCCTCTTCCAGCTGACCGCGATCTGGAACAACTTCTTCCTGCCCATGGTCATGCTCTCCGACCAGGATCTGTATCCGGTCAGTCTCGGGCTCTACACCTGGAACAGCGCCGCCAGTGTCTCCCCCGAGTACTACCCCGCGGTGATCATGGGTTCGCTGCTCGCGGTGCTTCCGCTGATCCTCGCGTTCGCCCTGCTCCAGCGCTTCTGGCGGTCGGGGCTCACGGCGGGCGCGGTCAAGTAG
- a CDS encoding LutC/YkgG family protein → MTTARDTVLGRVRDALALAPTAATVIPREYRTGRTLPDDVRLALFTDRLVDYRARVHPCTADRTAEVIAEVLQECGARRIGVPAGLDEEWLGAFDGEIQRDSADIPAPSLDALDGVVTASAVGCAETGTIFLDGSSGQGRRALSLVPDLHVCVVDLSSVRVGVPEAVAGLVPERPTTLISGPSATSDIELERVEGVHGPRTLVVVIRTDV, encoded by the coding sequence GTGACCACCGCCCGTGACACCGTGCTCGGCCGCGTCCGGGACGCCCTGGCCCTCGCACCCACCGCCGCGACCGTCATTCCGCGCGAGTACCGCACCGGCCGCACCCTGCCCGACGACGTCCGCCTCGCCCTGTTCACCGACCGGCTCGTCGACTACAGGGCGCGCGTCCACCCCTGCACCGCCGACCGCACCGCAGAGGTGATCGCCGAGGTCCTGCAGGAGTGCGGTGCCCGCCGGATCGGGGTGCCGGCCGGGCTCGACGAGGAATGGCTCGGCGCGTTCGACGGCGAGATCCAGAGGGACTCGGCCGACATTCCGGCGCCGAGCCTCGACGCCCTGGACGGCGTGGTGACCGCCTCCGCCGTCGGCTGCGCCGAGACGGGCACGATCTTCCTGGACGGTTCGTCCGGTCAGGGGCGGCGGGCCCTTTCGCTCGTCCCCGATCTGCATGTCTGCGTCGTGGACCTCTCCTCGGTCCGGGTCGGTGTGCCGGAGGCCGTCGCCGGGCTGGTGCCGGAGCGGCCGACGACCCTGATCAGCGGGCCCTCGGCCACCTCCGACATCGAACTGGAGCGCGTGGAGGGCGTCCACGGCCCGCGCACCCTCGTCGTGGTGATCCGCACGGACGTGTAG
- a CDS encoding FadR/GntR family transcriptional regulator, giving the protein MPVEWQPVRQSRTHELVLQSIEDRVFAGELRAGDRLPPERELAPVLGVSRSALREALRVLETIGVLVAQPGRGPDSGARIVRNPDDALGRLLRLHFALGSYSLHDVLEARVVLERSSFEAAAAHACDEDLDEAERLLLGMGDPDVTVARFNDLDTRFHVLIARSSGNALTSTLTSAVRESVRPLILRALEEAADWPATARALNSQHTQLLRLVREGRGGAAADLVEKHIRGLHGTLVDENAGA; this is encoded by the coding sequence ATGCCCGTCGAGTGGCAGCCCGTACGGCAGTCCCGTACGCATGAGCTCGTTCTCCAGAGCATCGAGGACCGGGTGTTCGCCGGCGAGCTCAGAGCGGGCGACCGGCTGCCGCCCGAGAGGGAACTGGCCCCGGTGCTCGGTGTCAGCCGCTCCGCGCTGCGCGAGGCACTCAGGGTGCTGGAGACCATCGGGGTGCTGGTGGCCCAGCCCGGACGCGGTCCGGACTCCGGAGCCCGTATCGTCCGCAACCCGGACGACGCCCTCGGCCGGCTGCTGCGCCTGCACTTCGCGCTCGGCAGCTACAGCCTCCACGATGTGCTGGAGGCGCGGGTCGTCCTGGAGCGGTCCAGCTTCGAAGCCGCGGCGGCGCACGCCTGCGACGAGGACCTCGACGAAGCGGAGCGGCTGCTCCTGGGCATGGGGGACCCGGACGTCACGGTGGCCCGGTTCAACGACCTGGACACCCGCTTCCATGTGCTGATCGCCCGCAGTTCGGGCAACGCGCTCACCTCCACTCTCACCTCCGCCGTACGCGAGTCGGTACGCCCGTTGATTCTCCGCGCGCTGGAGGAGGCGGCGGACTGGCCCGCCACGGCGCGCGCGCTCAACTCCCAGCACACGCAACTGCTGCGCCTGGTGCGCGAGGGGCGGGGCGGCGCGGCGGCGGATCTGGTGGAAAAGCACATCCGGGGACTGCACGGCACGCTCGTCGACGAGAACGCCGGGGCCTAG
- a CDS encoding LutB/LldF family L-lactate oxidation iron-sulfur protein → MSTFLGMPAAPPRSPYGTGNLRGEQAFPRAAHDELRNEQLRRNLGRATRTIRAKRLHVTGELPDWEQLREAGSAIKTDAMNRLPELLEQLESKVTERGGTVHWARDGAEANEIVTRLVKATGSRDVIKVKSMATQEIGLNEHLEAAGITPYETDLAELIVQLAHDRPSHILVPAIHRNRDEIRQIFLKEIPGVDPKLDNVPAHLAAAARAYLREKFMTAKVAVSGANFGIAETGTLSVVESEGNGRMCLTLPGTLITVMGIEKVLPRFSDLEVFLQLLPRSSTGERMNPYTSMWTGVTPGDGPQDFHLILLDNGRTAALADTVGRAALNCIRCSACLNVCPVYERAGGHAYGSTYPGPIGAVLTPQLAGMHAAKDDPNSSLPYASSLCGACFDACPVKIDIPSMLVELRHQHTEESGTTAEKLAMKAAATVMRKPKLFTAAQKAAGIGRVLAGRDGTLSHLPAPLSGWSDSRDTAAPPRQTFRSWLASAEGAATLRDAAAEAHGNAPQEDEK, encoded by the coding sequence ATGAGCACGTTCCTCGGTATGCCCGCCGCCCCGCCCCGCTCCCCCTACGGAACGGGCAATCTGCGCGGCGAGCAGGCCTTCCCCCGGGCGGCCCACGACGAGCTGCGCAACGAGCAGCTGCGCCGCAACCTCGGCCGCGCCACCCGCACCATCCGCGCCAAACGCCTCCACGTCACCGGCGAACTCCCGGACTGGGAGCAGCTGCGAGAGGCCGGATCGGCCATCAAGACCGACGCGATGAACCGGCTCCCCGAACTCCTGGAACAGCTGGAGAGCAAGGTCACCGAGCGCGGCGGCACCGTCCACTGGGCCCGCGACGGAGCCGAGGCCAACGAGATCGTCACCCGGCTGGTGAAGGCGACCGGCAGCCGCGACGTCATCAAGGTCAAGTCGATGGCCACGCAGGAGATCGGTCTCAACGAGCACCTCGAAGCGGCCGGAATCACCCCGTACGAGACCGACCTGGCCGAACTCATCGTGCAACTCGCCCACGACAGGCCCTCGCACATCCTGGTGCCCGCGATCCACCGCAACCGGGACGAGATCCGGCAGATCTTCCTCAAGGAGATCCCCGGAGTCGACCCGAAGCTCGACAATGTGCCCGCCCACCTCGCCGCCGCCGCCCGCGCCTATCTGCGCGAGAAGTTCATGACGGCGAAGGTCGCCGTCTCGGGCGCCAACTTCGGGATCGCCGAGACCGGCACCCTGTCGGTCGTCGAGTCCGAGGGCAACGGCCGGATGTGCCTGACCCTGCCCGGCACCCTCATCACCGTCATGGGCATCGAGAAGGTGCTGCCGCGCTTCTCGGACCTGGAAGTCTTCCTCCAGCTGCTGCCGCGCTCCTCCACGGGCGAGCGGATGAACCCGTACACCTCGATGTGGACCGGGGTGACGCCCGGTGACGGGCCGCAGGACTTCCATCTGATCCTGCTCGACAACGGGCGCACCGCGGCACTCGCCGACACCGTCGGACGCGCGGCGCTCAACTGCATCCGCTGTTCGGCCTGTCTCAATGTGTGCCCGGTGTACGAACGGGCCGGCGGCCACGCGTACGGGTCGACCTACCCCGGCCCGATCGGCGCCGTGCTCACCCCGCAGCTCGCCGGGATGCACGCGGCCAAGGACGACCCCAACAGCTCGCTGCCGTACGCCTCCAGCCTCTGCGGTGCCTGCTTCGACGCCTGCCCGGTCAAGATCGACATCCCCTCGATGCTGGTCGAGCTGCGCCATCAGCACACGGAGGAGTCCGGTACGACGGCCGAGAAACTGGCCATGAAGGCCGCCGCCACCGTGATGAGGAAGCCGAAGCTGTTCACCGCGGCGCAGAAGGCGGCCGGTATCGGGCGGGTCCTGGCCGGACGGGACGGCACCCTGTCGCATCTGCCCGCACCGTTGAGCGGCTGGAGCGACAGCCGCGACACCGCGGCTCCGCCCCGGCAGACCTTCCGCTCCTGGCTGGCCTCGGCGGAGGGCGCCGCCACCCTGAGGGACGCCGCGGCCGAAGCCCATGGCAACGCACCTCAGGAGGACGAGAAGTGA
- a CDS encoding YeeE/YedE family protein has protein sequence MTTAPPAGAPPRAALLSPVTTSLPAPEAEPAPPVRRVPLAVAALIGAALSSYVFARHGAKPGTLLLLGIALGFALFHSRFGFTSAWRQLVAVGNGTGLRAHTLLLGTTATLFALIIGSGTGLFGSVPGPSAGPLGIGLLVGAFLFAIGMQLGGACASGTLFAVGSGQSTIVLTLFGFIVGSTLAAWQFGLWNDLPALDPVLLSDHVGWFGSWAVTIAVLAVIWFVARAVQNRRTPPPVGTPPSARGALARAVRGSWPLAVGALVLAVLGAGVLLVSGGAWGVTSAFALWGAKAVGALGGSPEAWEFYRQPGSAAQLSGPVLADKNSLTDIGIMVGAAVAAAAGGVWTLHRAVPGRTAVAAVLGGILMGIGARMAGGCNIGAYLAGIASGSLHGWVWGAVAILGTWAGLRLRPLFGLGNPKPTDSVC, from the coding sequence TTGACTACCGCTCCCCCTGCCGGGGCGCCGCCCCGTGCCGCCCTGCTCTCCCCCGTCACCACGTCCCTGCCCGCTCCCGAGGCCGAGCCCGCCCCTCCCGTACGCCGGGTGCCGCTCGCCGTCGCCGCCCTGATCGGGGCCGCGCTCAGCTCCTACGTCTTCGCCCGGCACGGCGCCAAGCCGGGCACGCTGCTGCTGCTCGGTATCGCGCTCGGGTTCGCCCTCTTCCACTCGCGCTTCGGGTTCACCTCCGCCTGGCGCCAGTTGGTGGCCGTCGGCAACGGCACCGGGCTGCGCGCCCACACCCTGCTGCTCGGCACGACCGCCACGCTCTTCGCGCTGATCATCGGCAGCGGCACCGGACTGTTCGGCTCCGTCCCGGGGCCCAGCGCCGGGCCGCTCGGCATCGGCCTGCTCGTCGGCGCCTTCCTGTTCGCCATCGGGATGCAGCTCGGTGGCGCCTGCGCCTCCGGCACCCTGTTCGCCGTGGGTTCGGGCCAGTCGACGATCGTCCTCACCCTTTTCGGCTTCATCGTGGGATCGACCCTGGCCGCTTGGCAGTTCGGCCTGTGGAACGATCTGCCCGCGCTCGACCCGGTCCTGCTCTCCGACCATGTGGGCTGGTTCGGTTCCTGGGCGGTGACGATCGCGGTGCTCGCGGTCATCTGGTTCGTCGCCCGCGCCGTGCAGAACCGCCGTACTCCGCCGCCGGTGGGCACGCCGCCGTCCGCGCGCGGAGCCCTGGCCCGCGCTGTCCGGGGTTCCTGGCCGCTCGCCGTCGGTGCGCTGGTGCTCGCCGTGCTCGGGGCCGGTGTACTGCTGGTGTCGGGCGGGGCCTGGGGCGTGACCAGCGCGTTCGCCCTGTGGGGCGCCAAGGCCGTGGGCGCGCTCGGCGGTTCGCCGGAAGCGTGGGAGTTCTACCGGCAGCCGGGCAGTGCCGCCCAGTTGTCGGGCCCGGTGCTCGCCGACAAGAACAGCCTCACCGACATCGGCATCATGGTCGGTGCGGCGGTGGCCGCGGCGGCGGGCGGGGTCTGGACACTGCACCGCGCCGTCCCCGGCCGCACGGCCGTCGCCGCCGTCCTGGGCGGCATCCTGATGGGCATCGGTGCCCGGATGGCCGGTGGCTGCAACATCGGCGCGTACCTCGCGGGGATCGCCTCCGGCTCGCTGCACGGATGGGTCTGGGGCGCCGTCGCGATCCTGGGGACCTGGGCGGGTCTGCGGCTGCGGCCGCTCTTCGGCCTCGGCAACCCGAAGCCGACGGACAGCGTCTGCTGA
- a CDS encoding MFS transporter translates to MTDSPTDTSSADSSTEIAAGRGTATGAGADTDTGPAPVRIRGLTALLACTSAVTAASVYLNQPLLADAAASLGVEPDVLGAVPTATQLGYAAGILLLVPAGDSHDRRRLILGLGTASVLALAACAASPAVWALVVSSFAVGLLSPVPQLVTPFAVALADRQGAAAGAGRGGLVGTVQAGLLVGVLAARAYSGALAEFAGWRAVYGCSAVLTLVLMAVLRRALPRVPGAAGARTYRATLTSLPKLFACDGLVRRVTLSGALVGVSFGAFWTALTFLLERRYGFGPTGIGLFGLVAAASALASPYAGRLADRLGRRGSLGALIGLVVLGWSALAPGGDGLLWLIVGVVVLDVGVWGNQAVCQTILFTRDPAVHNRLNTLYFTLRFLGIAVGSLAGTLAWAGGGWSAVVVLGTGAAVCGLVVAVLPARDAPRPRRVDGASASGR, encoded by the coding sequence GTGACCGATTCACCGACCGATACATCGTCTGCTGACTCATCCACCGAAATCGCTGCCGGGCGCGGTACCGCCACCGGGGCCGGAGCCGATACGGACACCGGCCCCGCTCCGGTACGTATCCGAGGGCTGACGGCCCTGCTCGCCTGCACCAGCGCCGTCACCGCGGCGAGCGTCTATCTGAACCAGCCTCTGCTGGCCGACGCGGCAGCCTCCCTGGGGGTGGAGCCCGATGTCCTCGGAGCCGTACCGACCGCCACTCAGCTCGGCTACGCGGCGGGCATTCTGCTGCTCGTCCCGGCCGGGGACAGCCATGACCGGCGGCGGCTGATCCTGGGCCTGGGGACGGCGTCCGTCCTCGCGCTCGCCGCCTGTGCCGCGTCGCCCGCGGTGTGGGCTCTGGTCGTGTCGAGCTTCGCCGTGGGGCTGCTGTCCCCGGTGCCCCAGCTCGTCACGCCCTTCGCCGTGGCGCTCGCGGACCGGCAGGGGGCGGCAGCGGGGGCGGGCCGGGGCGGGCTGGTGGGTACGGTGCAGGCCGGGCTGCTGGTCGGGGTCCTCGCCGCACGCGCGTACTCCGGGGCGCTGGCCGAGTTCGCCGGATGGCGTGCCGTGTACGGGTGTTCCGCCGTGCTGACCCTGGTGCTGATGGCCGTGCTCCGGCGTGCCCTGCCCCGGGTCCCGGGGGCTGCCGGCGCCCGTACCTACCGGGCCACGCTCACCTCGTTGCCGAAGCTCTTCGCCTGCGACGGCCTCGTCCGGCGGGTCACCCTGTCCGGGGCGCTGGTCGGGGTCTCGTTCGGTGCGTTCTGGACGGCGCTGACGTTCCTCCTGGAGCGCCGGTACGGCTTCGGCCCCACCGGAATCGGTCTGTTCGGCCTGGTCGCGGCGGCCAGCGCCCTCGCCTCGCCCTACGCCGGGAGACTTGCCGACCGGCTGGGGCGCCGCGGCTCCCTCGGGGCGCTCATCGGGCTCGTCGTCCTGGGGTGGTCGGCCCTGGCTCCCGGCGGCGACGGACTGCTGTGGCTGATCGTGGGCGTCGTCGTGCTCGACGTGGGTGTCTGGGGCAACCAGGCGGTCTGCCAGACGATCCTGTTCACCCGCGATCCGGCCGTGCACAACCGGCTCAACACGCTCTACTTCACCCTGCGTTTCCTCGGGATCGCGGTCGGATCGCTGGCCGGCACCCTGGCCTGGGCGGGCGGCGGCTGGTCCGCGGTGGTGGTGCTCGGCACGGGCGCCGCGGTGTGCGGTCTGGTGGTCGCGGTGCTGCCCGCGCGCGACGCGCCGAGGCCCCGTCGGGTCGACGGGGCCTCGGCGAGCGGGAGGTGA